In the genome of Coraliomargarita algicola, one region contains:
- a CDS encoding histidine phosphatase family protein, translating into MKAYIILSLALSLTLANVADAGLKIYYIRHAEGGHNVKKAWEAKGIPESEWPAYVGDPNAFTPKGLTQVVSATEKLQNYHFDFVATSPMWRVHNTIAPYLKLTGQKAEVWPELREGPGMVTILSEDIPEVHEDILNKGEAIVLTEEESAYLKLRPGAENNYSRYPRGSSENEKVAYMKHVSLHAIDLIEEQFGDSDKSILLAGHNSAGVSLLKLLLQEAPSGEARRGLDNTGIWMVERQEDGSYKLMLYNDKPYQE; encoded by the coding sequence ATGAAAGCATACATTATCCTAAGCCTCGCCTTGTCCCTTACACTGGCCAATGTGGCCGACGCTGGACTTAAAATCTATTACATCCGTCATGCTGAAGGCGGCCACAATGTGAAGAAAGCATGGGAAGCCAAGGGCATCCCAGAGTCTGAATGGCCTGCCTACGTGGGCGATCCAAATGCCTTCACGCCTAAAGGTTTAACTCAGGTCGTCAGCGCAACTGAAAAGCTGCAGAACTATCATTTCGATTTCGTCGCCACCAGCCCGATGTGGCGCGTCCATAACACGATCGCGCCCTATCTGAAACTGACGGGGCAAAAGGCTGAAGTCTGGCCGGAATTACGAGAAGGGCCGGGGATGGTGACAATTCTTTCGGAGGACATTCCAGAGGTGCACGAAGACATCTTGAATAAAGGCGAGGCCATTGTGCTGACCGAAGAAGAGTCTGCCTATTTGAAGCTGCGTCCGGGGGCAGAGAACAACTACTCAAGGTATCCGAGAGGTAGCAGCGAGAACGAGAAGGTCGCGTATATGAAGCATGTCTCTTTGCATGCGATCGACCTGATCGAGGAGCAGTTCGGTGATTCCGATAAGTCCATTCTGCTTGCTGGACATAATAGTGCCGGGGTGTCGCTCTTGAAGCTACTGCTGCAGGAAGCACCGAGCGGAGAAGCCAGACGCGGCTTGGATAATACCGGTATCTGGATGGTCGAGCGGCAAGAGGATGGTTCTTACAAGTTGATGCTGTATAACGATAAGCCCTATCAGGAGTAA
- a CDS encoding sugar phosphate isomerase/epimerase → MPRPVTLFTGQWADLSLSELAPKVKEMGFDGVELACWGDHFDVQAALNEPDYIAKKWALLEANGLTCYSISSHLVGQAVCDNIDARHAAILSPEIYGDGEPDAVRQRAAKEMQDTARAARKFFNARPGGAPDRVVVNGFTGSSIWHLLYSFPPVVPGQIEAGFLDFADRWKPILEVFEAEDVYFALEVHPTEIAFDIASARKALEAIDYHPRFGFNYDPSHLGYQGVDYVKFIREFGDRIFHAHVKDAWWGHGNGDVGVFGGHTDFGDARRYWDFRSPGRGDVNFEEVIVALNDVKYNGPLSVEWEDSRMDRFHGGAEACSFTRSLDFAPSNVAFDAAFEKGKH, encoded by the coding sequence ATGCCACGCCCCGTTACACTCTTCACCGGCCAATGGGCCGATCTTTCACTTTCCGAACTCGCACCCAAGGTCAAAGAGATGGGCTTCGATGGTGTCGAGCTTGCTTGCTGGGGCGATCATTTCGATGTGCAGGCAGCGTTGAATGAGCCTGACTATATTGCAAAAAAATGGGCGCTACTCGAAGCGAATGGGCTTACATGCTACTCGATTTCCAGCCATCTCGTCGGACAAGCAGTTTGCGATAATATTGATGCGCGCCATGCGGCTATTCTTTCACCTGAAATTTATGGTGACGGAGAACCAGACGCGGTGCGTCAGCGTGCAGCCAAGGAAATGCAAGACACTGCGCGTGCGGCTCGCAAGTTTTTCAACGCAAGGCCTGGCGGGGCTCCCGATCGAGTGGTTGTGAATGGTTTTACTGGTTCCTCTATCTGGCATTTATTATATTCCTTTCCCCCGGTGGTGCCCGGTCAAATCGAAGCGGGCTTTCTGGACTTTGCCGACCGTTGGAAACCGATATTAGAAGTTTTTGAGGCTGAAGATGTCTATTTTGCCCTTGAAGTGCATCCGACTGAAATCGCCTTCGACATCGCGAGTGCCAGAAAAGCACTCGAAGCCATCGATTATCATCCGCGCTTCGGATTTAATTATGATCCCAGCCACCTCGGCTATCAAGGGGTCGATTATGTGAAATTCATTCGCGAGTTCGGTGACCGGATTTTCCATGCGCACGTTAAGGATGCTTGGTGGGGGCACGGCAATGGCGACGTTGGCGTATTCGGCGGTCACACCGATTTCGGTGATGCGCGCCGCTACTGGGATTTCCGATCGCCGGGGCGTGGCGATGTGAACTTTGAAGAGGTGATTGTCGCTCTGAATGATGTGAAATATAACGGTCCGCTCTCCGTTGAATGGGAAGATTCCCGAATGGATCGCTTTCATGGTGGCGCCGAAGCCTGCAGCTTTACGCGCAGTTTGGACTTTGCGCCAAGCAACGTGGCCTTTGATGCTGCCTTTGAGAAGGGGAAGCACTAA
- a CDS encoding ThuA domain-containing protein, which translates to MKIPLISFSLLLAGSLSAASSWVPTFDDRAVPAARVQAIEAALPITAFVAPETARRVLLFSATAGYRHASIPTGKVALGKLGSATGAYEAVVSDDPANFEADALKGFDAVVLLSPTQDFFMPSGKQRADFSKQDWAWLQARHNRLVDNLLAYVAQGGGLVGIHSATDACYNHKAYGDAMGAYFNGHPWTARHTVTINVEDPEHALLQPVFGEQTDFLIKDEIYQFKDEPYSREKLRILLSLNVARSDPPHEKSPMKRTDGDYAVSWVQGVGKGRVFYSSLGHNHEIYSNPLMLKHYLAGIQFACGDLKADVTPSAQLKLPNVAACCAHTE; encoded by the coding sequence ATGAAAATTCCCCTAATCTCTTTTTCTCTCTTGTTGGCTGGCTCGCTCAGTGCGGCTTCCAGTTGGGTGCCGACCTTCGATGACCGGGCTGTGCCTGCGGCACGTGTTCAGGCAATCGAAGCCGCGCTTCCGATTACGGCATTTGTTGCTCCTGAAACCGCTCGACGTGTGCTGCTTTTCAGTGCTACCGCAGGCTATCGTCATGCTTCGATTCCGACGGGCAAAGTCGCACTGGGAAAACTCGGAAGCGCAACCGGCGCCTACGAAGCAGTGGTGAGCGACGATCCTGCTAACTTCGAAGCGGACGCATTGAAAGGCTTTGATGCGGTGGTCTTACTCAGCCCTACGCAGGATTTTTTTATGCCGTCTGGCAAGCAGCGGGCGGATTTCTCAAAACAAGATTGGGCGTGGTTGCAGGCTCGGCACAATCGCTTGGTGGACAATCTACTCGCATACGTGGCGCAGGGCGGGGGACTGGTCGGCATTCATTCGGCTACGGATGCTTGTTACAATCACAAGGCCTACGGTGACGCGATGGGTGCATATTTTAACGGCCACCCATGGACGGCTCGCCATACGGTGACCATCAATGTCGAAGATCCGGAGCATGCCCTGTTGCAGCCGGTCTTTGGTGAACAAACGGATTTTCTAATCAAAGATGAAATCTACCAGTTTAAGGACGAGCCGTATTCACGCGAGAAACTGCGTATCTTGTTGAGCTTGAATGTGGCACGCAGTGACCCGCCGCATGAGAAATCGCCCATGAAAAGGACTGACGGCGACTATGCGGTCTCTTGGGTGCAGGGCGTCGGTAAAGGGCGTGTATTTTACTCCAGCCTTGGGCACAATCATGAGATCTACTCCAATCCACTCATGTTGAAGCACTACCTCGCCGGCATTCAGTTTGCCTGTGGCGATCTCAAAGCCGATGTCACTCCGAGCGCCCAATTAAAGCTGCCGAATGTCGCTGCTTGTTGCGCTCATACTGAGTAA
- a CDS encoding PEP-CTERM sorting domain-containing protein — MSHHTIKFIASAAVLLAFTQTTQAANFNWTGGAATDDWNEDANFGGADISAITTADQLVFAGAGDSNAPTADFVFNAEADVTARDNVVITIGTGVNISGFNQFRLAANSGLDGATLTMTGGSLSGASMTVASSPSATSDSFFNVSGGALATTGAFLVRGLGNVNLNGDDASLSVGSVEFQNDSVLNATFDSSGISTIASAGDVSIGASALLNFDFSSFAETGVFELFTGTIVSSYDLANVTGLGALSGGRTATLGSDADSIFVTIAVPEPSAYALLVSLAGLVFVMVRRRA, encoded by the coding sequence ATGAGTCATCACACGATTAAATTTATCGCAAGCGCGGCTGTCTTACTCGCGTTCACGCAAACTACCCAAGCGGCTAATTTTAATTGGACCGGCGGTGCTGCCACAGATGACTGGAATGAGGACGCCAATTTTGGTGGAGCAGATATCTCGGCGATTACAACTGCGGATCAACTTGTTTTCGCTGGAGCGGGAGATAGTAATGCGCCAACGGCAGACTTCGTGTTTAACGCAGAGGCCGATGTGACTGCGCGCGACAATGTGGTTATTACGATTGGAACAGGTGTAAATATCAGTGGTTTTAATCAATTTCGGCTGGCAGCCAATAGTGGTCTTGATGGCGCCACATTAACAATGACGGGAGGGTCTTTATCTGGGGCGAGCATGACTGTTGCATCGAGCCCAAGCGCTACTTCCGATTCTTTCTTTAATGTTTCAGGAGGTGCTTTAGCAACCACTGGTGCCTTTCTTGTTCGTGGTTTGGGAAATGTGAATTTGAATGGCGATGACGCGAGTTTGAGTGTTGGTAGCGTGGAGTTTCAAAATGACAGTGTTTTGAATGCGACTTTCGATTCGTCTGGTATCAGCACGATTGCATCTGCGGGTGACGTTTCAATTGGAGCAAGCGCGTTATTGAATTTTGACTTTTCATCGTTTGCAGAAACTGGAGTGTTTGAATTGTTTACTGGCACAATAGTGAGCAGTTATGATCTTGCGAATGTCACAGGTCTTGGTGCCCTTTCAGGCGGTCGCACTGCTACGCTCGGCTCTGACGCTGACAGCATATTTGTGACTATTGCTGTTCCAGAGCCAAGCGCTTACGCCTTATTGGTCAGCCTAGCAGGTCTAGTCTTTGTGATGGTTCGCCGTCGCGCTTAA
- a CDS encoding PEP-CTERM sorting domain-containing protein encodes MKKNTPMMKMFSASLFCGLAIPAISSAVTVTPTNVAGTTGDWLQSWNNATTLEGGFAVPDGSLSDVAVINQERVIQVNSVVSTVAGTVVLNNTTDSARPAAFLEVNSGGSLTTGSMIVSQNKDAGDLKVQGGALTTGALDVKDNGTVTVSSGTLTSSSITVDAFRTVATGVFNINGTGFVTSNGAFTNSGTTNVTGGTLAMGSNQISVTGGNFNVNGGAVTVTGGANATNGALKADGGDINLTSGSITVTDDSAGGGTTNVTSTGTLNIAGGNFIVTGQTGASDTVAFNGEVTISSGSFSVAAGQVITNSTAVFNIVGDAATSIEMNNLNLVGSRTATFNFIFDDDGVETVTNAGFMGLSSLTLNVDGSAYAGGIASFDLFTSTNLTSGIEAGNITVTGLGEEGVDWEILQGLGTGGDDKITLNILTVPEPSAYALLGGLLALGHVMVRRRR; translated from the coding sequence ATGAAGAAAAATACTCCAATGATGAAAATGTTTTCCGCCTCGCTGTTCTGCGGTTTGGCGATTCCTGCTATCAGCTCAGCTGTCACCGTTACGCCTACAAACGTTGCCGGCACCACTGGCGACTGGTTGCAGAGCTGGAATAATGCGACCACGCTTGAAGGTGGTTTTGCTGTGCCTGATGGTTCATTGTCTGACGTTGCCGTCATCAATCAAGAGAGGGTGATCCAAGTGAACAGCGTCGTTTCAACTGTGGCTGGGACTGTGGTCCTCAATAACACGACTGACAGTGCTAGGCCGGCGGCTTTTCTGGAAGTCAACAGCGGTGGTTCGTTGACCACGGGCTCCATGATTGTGTCACAGAACAAGGACGCGGGTGATCTGAAAGTCCAGGGGGGCGCTCTGACGACTGGAGCGCTTGATGTGAAGGACAACGGCACAGTGACGGTGAGTTCAGGAACGCTAACATCGAGTTCAATTACAGTCGATGCGTTCAGGACTGTGGCTACCGGTGTGTTCAACATTAATGGCACAGGCTTCGTTACGTCCAATGGCGCGTTTACCAACTCAGGCACGACAAATGTCACTGGTGGAACACTCGCAATGGGATCGAATCAAATTTCGGTGACTGGCGGTAACTTCAACGTGAACGGCGGTGCCGTCACAGTGACTGGTGGGGCGAATGCAACGAATGGTGCCCTGAAGGCAGATGGGGGCGATATCAATCTGACTTCCGGTAGTATCACAGTTACCGATGACTCCGCAGGCGGTGGGACGACTAATGTGACAAGCACAGGTACACTCAACATCGCGGGTGGTAATTTTATCGTGACAGGGCAGACCGGAGCCTCTGATACTGTCGCATTTAACGGCGAAGTGACGATCAGTAGTGGAAGTTTTTCAGTCGCTGCGGGGCAAGTGATCACTAATAGTACGGCTGTTTTTAACATTGTAGGTGATGCAGCCACTTCGATCGAGATGAATAATCTAAATCTCGTTGGTAGTCGTACCGCGACGTTTAACTTCATTTTTGATGATGATGGTGTTGAAACGGTTACGAATGCAGGGTTTATGGGGCTGTCATCGCTGACTCTGAATGTGGATGGCTCTGCTTACGCGGGCGGGATCGCTTCCTTCGATCTATTTACTTCAACTAATCTAACATCAGGCATCGAAGCTGGAAATATCACAGTGACTGGTTTGGGGGAAGAGGGGGTCGATTGGGAAATCCTTCAGGGCCTTGGAACTGGAGGCGATGATAAAATAACCCTGAACATTTTGACTGTCCCAGAGCCAAGTGCCTACGCGCTGCTTGGTGGTCTTCTCGCTCTCGGACACGTGATGGTTCGCCGCCGTCGCTAG
- a CDS encoding PEP-CTERM sorting domain-containing protein (PEP-CTERM proteins occur, often in large numbers, in the proteomes of bacteria that also encode an exosortase, a predicted intramembrane cysteine proteinase. The presence of a PEP-CTERM domain at a protein's C-terminus predicts cleavage within the sorting domain, followed by covalent anchoring to some some component of the (usually Gram-negative) cell surface. Many PEP-CTERM proteins exhibit an unusual sequence composition that includes large numbers of potential glycosylation sites. Expression of one such protein has been shown restore the ability of a bacterium to form floc, a type of biofilm.) — translation MFSVIPEPGTYALLADLAGLAIVMVRRRGP, via the coding sequence GTGTTTAGCGTCATCCCCGAGCCTGGCACTTATGCATTACTCGCAGACCTCGCTGGTTTGGCTATTGTGATGGTGCGCCGTCGCGGCCCGTAG
- a CDS encoding ankyrin repeat domain-containing protein — MLRYLKVAFCLLAIVFTEVDGAKYSTIDEAIARGDLVDVQLQLTANPKLANQGAHPKLTPLSQAILRKQGAIAILLMNSGADVNAVDASQRTPLHLCVERDQPVIAQALLSAEAKPNQLDQVGWTPLHHAAAKNRLAVAEVLLAGGANSKALSACGGTPLHEAAVSASAAMIQFLLNNGVDPSIAAKNGSTALSIARANHNEAAIILINANN, encoded by the coding sequence ATGTTACGCTACTTAAAAGTCGCTTTCTGTTTACTCGCCATTGTCTTTACCGAAGTCGATGGGGCGAAGTATTCCACGATTGATGAGGCCATCGCACGCGGCGATTTGGTGGATGTGCAGTTGCAACTTACGGCCAATCCCAAGCTTGCTAACCAGGGGGCGCATCCAAAACTCACTCCGCTAAGTCAGGCCATCTTACGTAAGCAAGGAGCGATCGCCATACTTTTGATGAATTCAGGAGCGGATGTAAATGCCGTTGATGCGAGTCAGCGCACGCCATTGCATCTCTGTGTGGAGCGGGATCAACCAGTCATAGCCCAGGCATTGCTTTCGGCCGAGGCCAAGCCGAATCAACTGGATCAAGTCGGTTGGACGCCGCTGCATCATGCTGCGGCCAAAAATCGGCTCGCAGTCGCAGAAGTTCTGCTTGCTGGAGGTGCCAACTCGAAAGCATTGAGTGCGTGCGGTGGCACGCCCTTACATGAAGCTGCGGTCAGTGCTAGTGCGGCAATGATACAATTTTTACTCAATAACGGAGTGGATCCATCGATCGCCGCCAAAAATGGATCAACCGCGCTTTCAATTGCTCGAGCCAATCACAATGAAGCCGCCATCATTTTAATTAACGCAAATAACTAA